Within the Papaver somniferum cultivar HN1 unplaced genomic scaffold, ASM357369v1 unplaced-scaffold_22, whole genome shotgun sequence genome, the region ACTAATTGAATGTATGCCCTTCTTTCAAAAAAAGTGAATTCACTGAATACATTCATTTCGCAATACAAATGATTTCATTAAGAAAGAGGAAATGTAGTTTCTTCAACGCCAGTGCAAATTCTTGTTTGGCTGATTTCCAGAACAGTGTACAGCAAACTCTATGGAACGTGAAGCTAACTGTGGCATACTGCTATGGATAAACAATTGCTGAAAAACCACCTCCACAAAAGCCACACTAAGAAGTTTGCATTTAAGTTTCTTTAGGAATTTCAAAGAAGTTGCGAAGCAGAGGtacatagaaaatataatgcccATAGACACTCTAAGAATATCCGAAGCATATTGAACTGCGTCTCTGATGATAAGTAACAAACTGAATTTGTACTTTACATTAAACTTTAAAACAACATCCTAAACATCACTAAAACAGGTAGTACTGAAGTTCCTATCTTTAAACACATGACGAGAAACAAATACCTGGAACGGATGCAGAAGGCATAAATTTTTCTATGGCAAAGTCCAAACAAGATAAAACACGTTTCAATCCTTCTGCATTCCACATATCAGGAAGAAaaaaatgttggagaaaatgagtttattgttttggtgttatggtcttggtgggaattgaacttaggacctttgggtctctaagagcacttactcattttcttatgagtgaatgaaatacaacctttagtcccacattgggtatatCTAAAGAGGACTTCCACTATATAGCTATTCttttatggatagttagtaaaacaatgtgggtggaacgagTGAGGCGAAATAATTTTGCTTTCACTTAATCTTAGGGCTCGGGCTCGTGCCAACGCCGTGGACACggatcaaccaagacttatcactttgacaaaatgattttaaattattttcttaaatattttacaatcaaattaaattctgtcttaaatgtggggggcgtgtgacctgggtgaatttattttctaACCAGGAATAGTTTTCTTAACGGCTTTAtgtgcatggatgtcgacatttttcTTGCCATTTTTTGACTGTTTTATGACAAAATTATGTCGACACCATGCAACATTATTTCACATGCAGTTttgattcgcacattaatgtgtATTGATTTCACCCTCTCCGCTTTCCTATAAAAAGAATTCGACTTCTACATttcaatttgtgtccagaagagctactatcctcttcttttcgtctttctccctctgtgtggtttttattctttgtgccattgttgttgagttcgtatgagtgggaaagtattgtagtgctaaaattatttgcaacgggcagttttatcctggatacgacttgaccacagggtataggcatcactcattcttgagggtaccggtcaactatcgtgttaaggacagcgtgttgaacacgtgactctgtcctctgtttgatGATTCCATTGAGTTTTTATTTAAGCGttttagaaatttatttctaacatcttatttgagtattttattgtgacagttgcaacaatcttaacacgataggcTTTTCTATCTGTAataatgggtaagaacgatgttgatggGTCTGCAAAATTTTCTGGGTAGCTCATCCGGTTTGTCAAtacgatcacttccattataaaggagataagtagcaataaattttgtttatttgatcaTTCCTTGTCTTTAATTATAGCACCCAACAATCATGGATGttatttgtggagtgaaaaagaaacaaaatgaaTTTTTGGGTCATCTGTAGAGTTtagagtttatctcttaacctacaTATCATTTTGATAAAACCTTTTGGCATAATGTATTAGAACTCTTGAtggttacccacgtaaaatttcagaatttttggagttgtaaaagtattttttcgatattttacaaaacagagaaatgttcctgaaaaattctgacgagcagaaatttgttgttgacgatattagtttttatggggtaaccatgagttttttcaAATGGTGGTTCAAAAGAAGTTTGTAAAtacagatgttatcttcaaaattcaTATTATACTTTCTGATTCGGAATTGtgttttgtgaataaaggtgccatctacaagggacatggctaataggcgcatgtggctgaaaataaatcttccaaagatggcaaaggtgagaacgtcAAATGCAACACTATGCATAGCTCTTGTAAGAAAAGTATGTTTCGTAGACCTAAAACtatcattactttaattaagggtgattgttttgTTTGTAAAATTCTTGGTCAAACGACAGTAATTGTAGACAACGGAAAACCTTAattagtagaaagttaatgctaatttagttgaaaacaaACTAGTACGAGTTCAATGGCacgatgtcggaagttattttaataaccaatttgAGATATGATGGGTGGACTttggagccactaagcatgtttgttgaaacagagaccttttcacctcctattagaggataggggatgtcgagaaaatctatatgagtaactcatatgcgacagaggttgcataaaagggaaaggtcgagcagaagctcatatctgtaatattctcacattgaataaaGTTTTCGTGTTccgggcatatgcaagaatcttgtatcttgttctgttgtacatggtaaaagattgaagatcttaattaaatttggaaaacttgttataactaagggaaaTGATTTTTCAGGCATCGGTTATATGACTTAGGGTTTATATAAGCttaaagaaaaattgatgaagtgaacatttttttttaatattttgtgtgtgtttgaatgtcttgcatggtagacttagattaaattataagtcaatgcataaactagctaatgtaggctgcatacccaaattgagtttggaaaaagaacacaaatgtgaaatctGCATAGAATCAAAATATGGTAGAAAAAcctttttagcaaaaatgttcatagaaattctaaacccttagaattaattcactcagacctagttgacatgaaatatgttcaaactagaggtggtaagaaatggtttgttacttttatagacgactgtacgagGTATTGTCATTTATATTTTCTCAGAGGTAAGGATGattccttagaagcctttaagatatataaactagaagttgaaaaccattaAATGATACCATTAAAACAGTTAGGTTTGACCGTGGTGGTAAGTATAAAATTCTTGTAGGAGATTTTTGTATATAAACTGGCTTAATACACgaagttacccctccttatttcaCCTCAGtctaatggtgtagctgaacgtaagaaccgtaccattaaggagatgatgaataccatgttaattagttcaggattaccttcgaacttgtggggggaagctgtcctctcagcctgctatatcctgaatagagtaccctttaaaggatcaaataaaactccatatgaattgtggaaaggtagacaaccttcttttgcatacttcaaagtgtgggggtgtttggctaaggttcagatccgtaaacctaaagcaaccaagataggacccaaaactgttgactgtgtcttcataggatATCCAGAGCATActcctgcatatagatttatggttgtgagttctgatatttctgacattggtgtgaatactattatggagtctaagGATGcagtgttttttgaaaatgtttttccattAAGATccgactctcgtaagagaggtttTGATCCCCTGGACGTCCCTTCAACCtttcagactttacctttagaggaagatgaagtagaaactGATCCTAGGAtaagtaaaagggctagaaccaaaacctcctttggacctgacttcgtaacactagcagagtctgatcctcatacttatagagaagccatgacttcacaggaagctccatggtggaaagagtccagtattagtgaaatggaatccatcaaagagaaTGATACGTGAgatatagtagatttaccttcAGGGTgcaaggccataggatgtaaatggatattcaggaggaaacgtaacttagatggaactattcaaaaatacaaggctagatTAGTAGttaaaggctacaaacaaaaggaaggtgtagatttctttgatacttactcacctgttacgagaattacttccattaggatgttaattgctatagatgcggttcataacctagagatacatcaaatggatgtaaaaacagcttttctacatggtgaattagatgaagaaatttacatggaacaacctgagggctttgtagtgaaaggttgtgaaaacaaagtttgtaaactgaaaaaatctttgtatggattgaaacaagcacctaaacaatggcatgaaaaatttgatcaagtaatgttttctagtggttttaaaatcaatgaatctgacaagtgtgtctatactaaacttgtgaatgatgcctgtgtgattgtataattgtatgtagatgatatgcttatacttggtacaaacatggatgtattaattccactaagagcatGTTAAAtaagaactttgacatgaaagacttaggccccgcagatgtaatcttagggatgaaaattagaataaattctaacggttatagtgttagtcaatctcattatgttgaatctgtacttagaaaattcaatcattttgattgtaaacctgcttttactccgtatgatccttgttgtaaactcaaaaagaataagggtaatggagtgtCACAACTTGagtactcacgagttataggaagtctgatgtatttgatgaactgtactaggccagacattgcttatgctgtgagtaggttaagtaggtatacttgtaatccagcgCAGGAACATTAtaatgcactttttagagtgttgaggtatttgaaatacgctttgaccttttgtttgaattatgaagggtaccctgccgtccttgagggattttgtgatgcaaactggatatcgggCTCAAAGGAAtccaagtctacgagtggatatgttttcactctagcaggtggggctgtttcttggaagagctccaaacagacctgcatagctcaatccactatggaatctgagtttattgcgttagataaagcaggagaggaagccgcttggctaagatgctttttagaagatattcctctctggcataggcctgtgccagctatatctatacattgtgataatcaagcttccatagctaaagctaaaaacaactattataatgggaagtctatacatattcgtagaagacacgataccctgaaagtactaatctcaaaaggcgttatttccatcgAATGgttaaggtccaaggagaatatcgcggaccctttgacgaaaggcttgtccaaggagatagttagtaatacatcgagggggatggggcttaggctcattaaataaacttgccatgaaggatactcaaccttgctgactggagatcccaagatcaaggttttgaatgagacaactaatttgtgacGGGTCaaagtaaacactatcagagaatttcattctctgccccttccctatggtgtagacgtgatagtgtgactgcatgtgaaggatgacttttaactaagtcttaatgagttttattgtttcaatttaagattgaagtggggtgcagtaaacactcttgatggaattcacctatctgaatgtggaagtgggtcgcttcctatgagaatagagatgattctctagagcattctgagaaatgggatttgtccagggccaaaaaggacacaacgacacgaacttggcagcacctagagagatatcacgcgtggttattatcgcggattacaccaaacgatggaagttcaagacatcgcgttcactgtccatcaagtagtcccgacaatttctcactaagcaaaggttcaagacctcatggacacctctttcctaagtggtatttctcgctttccgttttctgatttttatcggtatttcattcatgtgggggattgttggagaaaatgagtttattgttttggttttatggtcttggtgggaattgaacttaggacctttgggtctctaagagcacttactcattttcttatgagtgaatgaaatacaacctttagtcccacattgggtatatCTATAGAGGAGTTCCACTGTATAGCtattcctttatggatagttagtaaaacaatgtgtGTGGAACGAGTGAggcgaaatatttttgttttcactTAGTCTTAGGGCTCGGGCTCGTGCCTACGCCATGGACACggatcaaccaagacttatcactttgacaaaatgattttaaattatttccttaaatattttacaatcaaactaaattctgtcttaaatgtggggggcgtgtgacctgggtgaatttattttctaaccaaaaaataattttcttaatgGCTTTATGTGCATGAATGTCGACATTTTTCTTACCATTTTTTGACTGTTTTATGACAAAATTATGTCGACACCATGCAACATTATTTCGCATGCAGTTTTGATTCGCAAATTAGtgtgcattgatttcaccctcTCCGTTTTCCTATAAAAAAAATTTGACTTCTACATTTCAATTTGTATCCAGAAGAGctattatcctcttcttttcgtctttctccctctgtgtggtttttattctttgtgccattgctgttgagttcgtatgagtgggcaagtattgtagtgctaagaATATTTgtaacgggcagttttatcctggatacgacttgaccacagggtataggcatcactcattcttgagggtaccggtcaactatcgtgttaaggacagcgtgttgaacacgtgactctgtcctctgtttgctgattccattgagtgtttatttaagcgtttcagaaatttatttctaacatcttctttgagtattttattgttacagttgcaacaaaAAACTCCATGAGTCCATTGTAAACATGACTAACCTAATAAGCGACCTGTGCATCCTACATCAgcatcatcaacttatcctagTTCTCTTGTAACGAAGCTATGTAAGTTTAGTTGTTTCTGCAAGATATAATATTGGGAGGGTTGCCCTCCGTGCAGGTTTtggattttatttgtatttgagTCTCATATTTGCACCAAATCCACTTATGAGTTGCCTGCATTGCCCTCCCTACTCTCATCACCATCATCAAACTTAAAAAAATATACCATCACAATATCATCTTAGTCTAATCATATATTTAATCACAATTATAATACGTGCCAACACGACAACACACtaaattttctaatttcataattCTGAAATCTCCCTGCTGTAGCTAATCAAAAACACAAATCTCAGCCGGTGGTAAAAGATAAGTCGGGTGAATTTTCATTACTAAACATTTACCATAAAAAAATGACAATACAGTATTGTGTAGGCATGGAAGCTGCTTTAGAACAAAGGAAAGCGTATTCAGATGAACCGGAAAAAAAAAATGCAGattaaataaaagaaatataatatgacaatatcattcaaattCTAGAAGCCAACTTACATAAACTGATTCCTATAATGCGGATCTTCATTCCTAATCCCACCAGGTGGATCCCAGCACTAACCAAACCATCCATCTTACAATCAATGGGCACAAGGTGGCTCCGCTTCTCTTGCCATGGATCAACACAACTTTGACAGTACTAATCCTTGCTCAGAATGTTAGTTTGAATGCTGAGACAAAACTATGGCATTCTTCAAAAACATTACAGGCTTTCAATTTTGAAGTGTCAGAGCTGGTTTGGTTCTTTTCAATAGCTGTAATTTATAATTGGTAAGTGAAAAAACAAAAGACTTTGCATTTAAGTTTCTTCAGGCATTTTGAAGAAGTTGCGAAGCAGAGGTACCTTGTATATAGAAATGATAAGACCCATGAAATTAGAAATTGCGAAGGTACATTACGAAGACAAAGAATCTGCAAAGTAAAATCTAGGCATTACGAAGATTGGAAGTCTATACAAAGTAAAATCTGCAAGAATTTGAACTGATAAGTAACAGACTGAATTTGTACATTAATTATATTTGAAACAGCAGCCTAAAGATCACTAACACAGGCTAGTACAGAACTTCGAACTTTAAACACCTGAGTTTCAGAAAACATAAACTTGGAACAGATGCATAAGACATGAATTTTTAATATGGcaaagacaaaacaagataaAATTCGTCTCAATCCTTTTCTGTTCCACAAATAACAGAAAAAAGACTCCATTACAGATCTTACTAACCTAATAAACAATAGCGTcaacaaattcaaaaccaaacaacCAGAAACATCAATTCACATCTAACCATCGCCACCACCAGTATTCTAGTGGACCATTGAGGTAAGAGGACATGAATTTTTACCATGGACCAGTGAGTAACACTCACATTGACATGATGTTCTCCTCAACCTAAAGactttattcttcttcaccaccaccaccaccaccagtattcttgtcatcatcatcttcacctGAGGAATCGTTCCTATCTTCTTCATGGGAGGCCTCCCATTGTACCTGCCCTAGATAAGTACCCGTACCAAGTGAAAATAGGCTCTCCACATAGACAGATGTATTGCCAGGGCAACCCGCATCATGGACTTTAATAGTTTCAAATGTGACAtgttttgggtcatatagaacaATATGTAAACATCCATCACTCAGCTGTAAGCCTGACACAATCTTTCCACTGTTTAAAAATTGCAAGGGCATATAACTAGCAAATGGCCCAAAATGTTTTCTTACCTCAATGGTGAAAAGTTTGGTCCATGATTCCTCCTCCTCACTGTCCTTCAACTCCCTCACCCTTATGACCTCAGTATTATGACAAAAACAACAAAGCGATCCTCCTAAAACACACAAATTTATTAGGGCATCGACATCAAAATCTGGCAGCAGTGGTACCGCATTGAACTCTTCTGCCTCAAATTCGAAACAAAGAAGGAAAAATCCGTCCAAGAAATCACTCCGTTCAATTTGCACTATCCAATGAAAACCTCCGTTAACAGGCCAGCGACCCATGTCAGACATTTTTGGATAATACAAACCATCTATCTCAACGCTGTCAATTCTTCTCCATGAATTTGCTTTCAGAGTATAGACCGGTACCTCACACCAACCATCGTGCAAAGCCTCCCTCAAATGTACCCACTTTGAAATCCTCAATGTGTTCATCAtaaccaaacccatattctacATATCTCTGACGCCTAACACTTTTTGGTTCAATCAGTGGACTAGGTATTCTCTTACATTCATTGGTAGTCGGGTTCCACAAGATAAGAACATAAAAATTGAACTTGTTAACATGTTTTAATAAAACCAAGCCATTACAACAACCTAATACCTCAATTCCATACATGGCAGATTCAACGGGGTATTCGATATGATTAGATTCCTCACATGTAGACAATGATGCATCGTAACTAAAGGTATATATATCATTGTGATGATGGATCATAAGATTGAATTTGCCCATTTCAACAGCATAATCATTTCGCGCTTTAAGAAATTAATGGCATTTTAATTTCCTGTTCCATGATTGGTTTACTCACCTGAATCGCACGATTGACTTCAAAGGAAGCCGAATAAGAATGTCTAACATGACATCCCATGGTAGGTTCATCCTGCATTGAATCAAATCAAAGAACAATTTATTAAAAAAACCCAAAATCAATACCAAAATCAAAATAGCAAATCAAAAACTAGTGTATGAGAGTGAGATAGTACCTGTAAGAATGAAGATGTTTCCGGGTGTTGGGGCATTCCATTGGGAGATGGAGAACCTTATAAGATAGGGTGAAATCTTACACTCTAAGAAGGAAAAATGAACTGGGAAAGTTGGAAAACTCCGTTTAGAAAGGTTTTATCTCAAACAGATATATTCAAATGGACGGTCATAACCTCGTTTGACTAATCTAATCATGACTAGACTGCAAGCAGCTGTATGAACCTCGCAGGCTCACTGTGTAATCTGGCCTAGGCAAGTAGACTTCCAGTCTGTTTGTTTTTTAGGGGACTTGGCGTTTGGATCCGACTCGATCCCAGATTTAGCATGAGTTAGATTTTTTAGTTTAAAACAGAACTGAGTGGCGATTTGACCAAGACCTATTTGAGTTGGGAAATAAAGTGTCTACGACTCATGGGTCCAAACCACTAACTCAAGTATTGTTGAGACAATTGATTAGACCTGAACCcaaaaaagcaaaacaaaaaattgagcTAGATACAAATGAGTCATGTGGTTGCGGTTAGATCTAGACGAGTCAGATTCAGAGTAGTCTagatcaaaaataaaaacatgatGCTAGACTCATTCTGTCTACAATGCTATTGCTTACATTTTTGTTGATTCTAGGCTCTTTTAAATTTTGGACTTTAGGCATTTCCTAAGGAAtgatttttttggggactactcaaaaatggagggGGATTACTCTTCATTTTTTGGGTGGATATTTGAAGTAAttttgagtcaccccttatctaattcTTTTTCTAATACCAAACTTGTCCTTGATAATAAAATTGGTTAGTGTATTAATAAGTGAGTgaattaatgattagtgagattaaattaataatttgatttttttactaaagaagaattattgagagagagaagaagaagatgaagatgataattaagatgagggttttggaagaaaaaaagttagatctttttctttaagagccacaacaagagtgtgatgttttgggtactcatgaatacttcaaatttagttaatggtgcttgaattggccaaaacattcctaaaaatgaacactTTACAAATTGATCTCCGTTTGGTTAACAAAGTTCGGTTAAAAAatttgaagaacaggtagccgaactcatctgcaagtgtagttcggctaatatttctaaaaacacaggtagccgaactcagttttaatggagttttttctttcagagaaaagttcggttaggaaaaaaataaatacgACGTAACCGATctaaaagttcggctgggaaaaaaagtgaaaaaattgtgcgacgtaaccgaactcaatatataggttttcagagaaaaattcggtcaggagaaaaaaattgcgacgtaaccgaacttaggAAATaaaatttgcgacgtaaccgaacttttctcagaaggaaaaacctccattaaaagttgagttcgacaaagtttttcacataattcctcgCCGAACTTTTTTCTGCAACTTACATTTTCaa harbors:
- the LOC113340567 gene encoding uncharacterized protein LOC113340567 isoform X2; the encoded protein is MPQHPETSSFLQDEPTMGCHVRHSYSASFEVNRAIQILCLRNVPSQFLISWVLSFLYTRYLCFATSSKCLKKLKCKVFCFFTYQL
- the LOC113340567 gene encoding uncharacterized protein LOC113340567 isoform X1, producing the protein MGLVMMNTLRISKWVHLREALHDGWCEVPVYTLKANSWRRIDSVEIDGLYYPKMSDMGRWPVNGGFHWIVQIERSDFLDGFFLLCFEFEAEEFNAVPLLPDFDVDALINLCVLGGSLCCFCHNTEVIRVRELKDSEEEESWTKLFTIEVRKHFGPFASYMPLQFLNSGKIVSGLQLSDGCLHIVLYDPKHVTFETIKVHDAGCPGNTSVYVESLFSLGTGTYLGQVQWEASHEEDRNDSSGEDDDDKNTGGGGGGEEE